DNA from Spirosoma oryzicola:
AGGATGTACGGGGCAAGTATATGTCAGAGGGGGATTTTGTTGCCGTACGTCCTTATATACCTAACAAGAAAAAGAAAACCGATATTGACGAAACGACCGATACGTACGACACCATCGATTGGCTGCTGAAAAACATTCCGAACAATAACGGTCGTGTCGGTACGTGGGGCATATCGGCACCAGGCTTTTATACCACGACTACCATCATCGATGCTCATCCAGCCCTGAAAGCGGCTTCCCCGCAAGCCCCCGTAACCGATTGGTTTATGGGTGATGACAGACACCACAACGGCGCTTTCTTTCTGATGGGAACCTTTGCCTTTTTGTCTTCCTACGGTCAGCCACGACCCACTCCTACCCCTAAAAACAGCCCTGGTTTTTCGGCTTACGGCACACCAAGCGGCTATGAATTTTACATGAACCTGGGTCCCATCAAAAACGTCAACGAGCGCTTCTTCAAGGGGCAGAATGCGATCTGGAATGAAATGATGAATCATGAGTCGTACGATGAGTTTTGGCAGGCGCGTACTCCCGTACCTTATCTTAAAAACATTAAACCGGCTGTGCTGACAGTTGGCGGCTGGTTTGACCAGGAAGATCTGTACGGTCCGCTGAAGACCTACGCTGGTATTGAGCACAACAATCCTAAATCGCCTAATCTACTGGTCATGGGACCGTGGATTCATGGCGGCTGGTCACGCTCAACGGGAGAGTCATTGGGTAACATTGTCTTTGAGTCAAAGACGGCTCCTTTTTACCGGGAAACGATTGAATTCCCGTTTTTCAGTTATTACCTGAAAGACAAGGCCGACCCACAGCTTCCCAAAGCGTATATTTTTGAAACCGGCTCGAATCAATGGAAAAAATACGATCAGTGGCCGCCCAAAGCCGCTCAGGAGAAAAAACTTTACTTCCATCCAAACGGGAAACTCTCCTTTGAAGTCCCCCAAAATAGTCAGCCTTCGTACGACGAATACATAAGTGACCCAAACAAACCCGTTCCTTACACCGCTGAAATCAGGACAGTTCGGGGTAGCGATTTTATGTACGAAGATCAGCGATTTGCCGCTACCCGGCCCGACGTTGTGGTTTACGAGTCGGACACGCTAACGGAAGACGTTACTATTTCGGGAAATGTCATGGCGGATCTGTTTGTTTCTACCACAGGCACGGATGCCGATTTTGTGGTTAAGCTAATCGATGTATACCCGAACAACGCCCCAAATAACAGCCCGATTGCGGGTACAAAAATGGGCGGTTTTCAACTGCTGGTCCGGGGGGAAGTAATGCGGGCTAAATTTCGCAACAGTTTTTCAAAACCCGAACCGATGAAACCAGGTGAAGTCACGGAGGTAAAATTCGATATGCAGGATGCCGCCCATACCTTCAAGAAAGGCCATAAACTAATGGTACAGGTACAAAGCTCCTGGTTTCCGCTGGTTGATCGTAATCCGCAAAAATTTGTCAACATTTACCAAGCCACCGAAGGCGATTTTCAAAAGGCAACGCATCGCATTCATTTTTCACCGCAGACGCCTTCAAGCGTAATCGTGCGCGTCCTCAACGCACCAAACTGATTCAGCGTTACCCAAACCTGAATCCAACAAAAAACGGATTGTGCTGGCACAATCCGTTTTTTGTTGGATTCAGTAACTTCTTTCGTCAATTACGCCGAAGCCGGAACTGAACGTTGAATAAGGCTTGCTGCGCTTCTACTTTATGACAGACGCCTTCAACGTAGTGGTAGCGACTTTTACGGCCATCAGGCATTGTTAGTTCGTACGTGTGGTTTGCTAAAGGCTTTATCGAACAGAACTGGCCGAACCGCTCAGAAAACAATTCCCGAATGCCTTGCGGCTCCTGAGCGTACAAGCTGGCAGTGCTGTACGTAACACGTCTGTTTGCCAGTTGCGATTGTTCACCGTTAACCTTGATTCGATAAGCCTCGCCATCCCAGCGGACAAGAGCGTCGTGCCGGGTTTTTCCATTGAGCTGATCGTGAAACCGGGCCTCCGTAAGCTGGTTATTCTGATACGTACTCGTGAAGTTGGTGATCATCCGTCGTTCGCCCAGAATATGCATCCGCACATCGGCGTTGACCTGATATTGCAGGCCGCTGGTAGTTGGTAAGGTTGCAACCTGCATCTGCCCAACAGTTCGGTCGTTGACCACAATATCGTACATCAAGGCCTGTGGCGCTGAGTCTGATGCAAATCCAAGCAGGACGATACTAAGCCATTTTATGAATAACATACGCTTGAGCGGTTAGCGGTTCGTCTGAGTTTGTTTTAAGCACAGGGAAGACAACTAGCCAGCCGTCTACCCCCACGGAATAATCAAAAAAATAGCATTATACTGGAGAAAACCGGCAATTGAATCAGGCGAAACGATGTGTTAAAGATTCTAAATCACACCCAATCGGCCGTGGTCTGGTTCATATTATGCTCCTTGTACCAATTTCGATTAAAAGTTACAAATAAAACGTTGATTAATGCAAATCACCGCCAGTAACTTTATTTATTGTCCACAAATAATGGACTCTTTTCTATAGATGAACTAGTGAATGGAATAGTTGTTTTACTGTAGCGGGCTATAGGCAATAGAACAAAGGTTGACATGCCGTGCGTAACTCGCTACTGCAACTGCCATGAAATGACGGAAATGATGCGTCAACTGTTGCATAGAAGCCTTAATTTGGTCGGAACGGATCAGCCCAATCTATCGCAAGCCCGGTCAATGATTATTTGCCTGGCTCCACTCTCAGCTAACGATTAGCTTACTTTGTGAATGAATTACTTTAAAAAACTACTTGATTTAGTAAAGACTGAACGGGAAGAAGACCGCAATCAATACACAATCCTTACGGAAGCGACCTCTATTAGCGAGCGCAGAAACAACGGCCTGACCTGGTATCCAATCGCTATCAGAGGATCGGAAATGAGTAGGGGTGATTATTTAACCGTTGAAGTTGAACGAACTACGCACCAGGATTTGTCCCACCAGTTTCGGGCGGGCGTACCTGCTATGTTGTTCGGCAACCATGATTTTAAAAATGATCGGGTCGAAGGTACTGTTTCGTACCAAAGCGGAAACCGGCTTAAAATTACGTTACTCACTGATGAACTGCCCGACTGGTCACGCGATGGAAAGTTAGGCGTGGAGTTACTCTTCGACGACTCAACGTACGATCAGATGGAGGAGGCCCTGAAAACGGCTAATTCCCTCAGCGAACAGCCCCAGGATAGGCTGGTAAAGATTTTGACCGGCCAGCAGTCGCCTACTTTTCACCCTGAAGCCCCGGAACTGTTTATTCCCCAACTGAACCCCAGCCAGCAAAAAGCAGTCGAAAAAATAGTGACGGCGAATGAGCTGGCTATCGTGCATGGCCCTCCGGGCACCGGCAAAACAACAACCTTGGTCCAGGCTATTCGCGCATTGCTACAACGGGATCACAAACAACTGCTGGTTGTCGCTCCCAGCAATACGGCTGTTGATTTATTGAGCGAAAAACTGGATCAACTCGGTCTGAACGTACTCCGAGTGGGTAATCCAGTCCGCGTTTCGGAACGATTGGTGTCACTGACTCTTGATCATAAATTGTCGGAACACCGGTTGATGAAAGAGGCCAAAAAGCTTAAGAAGCAGGCCAATGAGTTCAGAAACATGGCGCACAAATACAAACGAAATTTTGGCAAAGCCGAGCGTGATCAGCGAAAAGCGCTGTTCGATGAAGCGCACCGGATTATGAAGGAGGTAGCCAATACGGAGCAATACATCATTGACGAACTTACGACGCAGGCGCAGGTGATTACGGCAACACTGGTTGGGGCGAATCACCATACCATTCGTCATTTAAACTTTCATACGGTTATTATCGACGAAGCGGGACAAGCTTTGGAGCCTGCCTGCTGGATACCGATATTAAAAGCGCAAAAGGTTGTTCTGGCAGGTGATCACTGCCAATTGTCGCCAACTGTCAAATCGGCCGAAGCCGCCAGAAACGGGTTGAGCACTACCCTGCTGGAAAAATGCGTGACGGTACATCCCGAAGCCGTAAGCCTGCTGGACGAACAATACCGAATGCACGAACACATCATGGGGTATTCATCCCAGGTATTCTACGGTAATCAAGTGAAAGCACACGTTTCAGTCGCCAGTCATTCTCTTTTTCCGGGCGATAGCTCACTTGTCTTTGTTGATACGGCAGGTTGTGGATTTGACGAAAAGCTGGACGGTACAAGCTCAACGAATCCCGAAGAAGC
Protein-coding regions in this window:
- a CDS encoding CocE/NonD family hydrolase gives rise to the protein MQLTRYSFINRQYRVLFSLLCFFLFLLTQPVSAQTRTSKEDSLYIRENYTKLERMIPMRDGIKLFTSIYVPKNTSQNYPIMLDRTPYSVAPYGENNYKTSLGPSMLFARDGYIIVYQDVRGKYMSEGDFVAVRPYIPNKKKKTDIDETTDTYDTIDWLLKNIPNNNGRVGTWGISAPGFYTTTTIIDAHPALKAASPQAPVTDWFMGDDRHHNGAFFLMGTFAFLSSYGQPRPTPTPKNSPGFSAYGTPSGYEFYMNLGPIKNVNERFFKGQNAIWNEMMNHESYDEFWQARTPVPYLKNIKPAVLTVGGWFDQEDLYGPLKTYAGIEHNNPKSPNLLVMGPWIHGGWSRSTGESLGNIVFESKTAPFYRETIEFPFFSYYLKDKADPQLPKAYIFETGSNQWKKYDQWPPKAAQEKKLYFHPNGKLSFEVPQNSQPSYDEYISDPNKPVPYTAEIRTVRGSDFMYEDQRFAATRPDVVVYESDTLTEDVTISGNVMADLFVSTTGTDADFVVKLIDVYPNNAPNNSPIAGTKMGGFQLLVRGEVMRAKFRNSFSKPEPMKPGEVTEVKFDMQDAAHTFKKGHKLMVQVQSSWFPLVDRNPQKFVNIYQATEGDFQKATHRIHFSPQTPSSVIVRVLNAPN
- a CDS encoding DUF6134 family protein; its protein translation is MLFIKWLSIVLLGFASDSAPQALMYDIVVNDRTVGQMQVATLPTTSGLQYQVNADVRMHILGERRMITNFTSTYQNNQLTEARFHDQLNGKTRHDALVRWDGEAYRIKVNGEQSQLANRRVTYSTASLYAQEPQGIRELFSERFGQFCSIKPLANHTYELTMPDGRKSRYHYVEGVCHKVEAQQALFNVQFRLRRN